The Vibrio tubiashii genome includes a window with the following:
- a CDS encoding Lrp/AsnC family transcriptional regulator, producing the protein MEIDRIDRKILSVLQKNNRIANVELAEEVGLSPPACLKRVKRLRAGKVIVGDVSIINPSLAGNKMTLIVSVEMERDRGDIYSVFRQSIEKAPEVTQCYQITGGYDFMLIVSVSDIQAYERFIERVLHQDRNIRKFHTSVSTKTVKFSTQVNVEEIQ; encoded by the coding sequence ATGGAAATTGACAGAATTGATCGAAAGATCCTTTCAGTGCTGCAAAAGAATAACCGAATAGCGAACGTTGAGCTTGCAGAGGAAGTTGGCTTGTCTCCACCCGCGTGTTTAAAGCGCGTTAAACGATTAAGGGCAGGAAAAGTGATTGTTGGAGATGTCTCGATCATCAACCCGTCGTTAGCGGGCAACAAAATGACCTTGATTGTATCTGTGGAAATGGAGCGTGATAGGGGGGATATCTATAGCGTGTTCAGGCAATCGATCGAGAAAGCACCTGAAGTGACGCAATGCTATCAAATCACCGGAGGCTACGACTTTATGTTGATTGTCTCGGTGTCGGATATTCAGGCTTACGAGCGATTCATTGAGCGAGTCTTACATCAAGATCGGAATATACGTAAGTTTCATACCTCGGTGTCGACCAAAACCGTTAAGTTCAGCACTCAAGTTAATGTAGAAGAGATCCAATAA
- a CDS encoding sugar-binding transcriptional regulator, whose translation MNKAVNDISDDNADLLTEISVAYYQDGATQEEISKKFSVSRAKVGRMLKQARDEGIVEITVKYHPVFSAKIEQRLVERFGVKRALVALDQPSEEQQRQQVAGLVSKYMAGTLQNGTVVTVGQGRNVSAVAHHTGVIPQRDVKFVCGIGGIHPRGGMFNADHICRQFAKSYGGTSETLYAPAYAENREQKLAFMQNATVKQTLDLARKADVALVGIGDMSENSYMVDLGWFTADEVVQSRMLQGVVGDFAGYDFFDIHGQSSVTVMSDRVIGLSLEEFRPISEVIAIAAENSKPLALLGALRTGVIDVIATSVSNALTVLNLDEQMK comes from the coding sequence ATGAACAAAGCTGTAAACGACATTTCTGATGATAACGCTGATTTACTGACTGAAATTTCGGTTGCCTATTATCAAGATGGTGCGACTCAAGAAGAGATTTCTAAAAAGTTTTCTGTCTCAAGAGCTAAGGTTGGGCGAATGCTTAAACAAGCTCGTGACGAAGGTATCGTCGAGATTACCGTCAAGTATCACCCCGTATTCAGCGCTAAGATAGAGCAAAGGCTTGTTGAACGATTTGGTGTTAAGCGTGCTTTGGTTGCTCTCGACCAACCTAGCGAAGAGCAACAGCGTCAGCAAGTGGCTGGCTTGGTGTCTAAGTATATGGCTGGCACACTTCAAAATGGTACTGTGGTCACCGTAGGGCAAGGGCGTAATGTGTCGGCCGTTGCGCACCATACCGGTGTTATTCCTCAGCGAGACGTGAAATTCGTTTGCGGTATCGGTGGTATTCACCCAAGGGGCGGTATGTTTAATGCCGACCATATTTGTCGTCAGTTTGCCAAGAGTTATGGTGGAACGTCTGAAACGCTTTACGCCCCAGCTTATGCGGAAAACCGCGAGCAGAAGTTAGCCTTTATGCAAAATGCGACCGTGAAGCAGACGTTAGATTTGGCGCGTAAAGCTGATGTCGCTTTGGTGGGAATCGGTGACATGAGCGAAAACAGCTATATGGTTGATCTCGGTTGGTTTACTGCTGATGAAGTGGTTCAGTCACGCATGCTGCAGGGGGTTGTAGGTGATTTTGCCGGATATGACTTCTTTGATATTCATGGGCAGTCATCAGTGACAGTAATGAGCGATCGCGTTATTGGTCTTAGTCTTGAAGAATTTAGACCAATTTCAGAGGTGATAGCTATTGCCGCAGAAAACAGCAAACCACTGGCATTGTTAGGCGCACTCAGAACAGGCGTAATTGATGTTATCGCGACAAGTGTAAGCAATGCACTGACAGTGCTTAACTTAGATGAACAGATGAAGTAG
- a CDS encoding ATPase, with amino-acid sequence MARAVAFIQDVKRREPKARFLVEYKTGSSDFVAKLHDQFKTQGVAKDRYKVALASPSQEKNILITAQYVQIKSSDCGAMTFSKREAYRFGCSVEHNRNISLVNPITRVQ; translated from the coding sequence ATGGCACGAGCAGTCGCTTTTATACAGGACGTAAAAAGACGTGAGCCTAAGGCGAGATTCCTCGTTGAATACAAAACGGGTTCCAGTGATTTTGTCGCGAAGCTGCATGACCAGTTCAAAACACAAGGTGTGGCAAAGGATAGATACAAGGTTGCACTCGCCAGTCCAAGCCAAGAAAAAAACATATTGATTACCGCACAGTATGTGCAAATCAAAAGTAGCGATTGCGGAGCGATGACCTTTAGCAAGAGGGAAGCATACCGATTTGGCTGTAGTGTTGAACACAACAGAAACATTAGCCTGGTTAATCCGATCACACGAGTGCAATAA
- a CDS encoding Flp family type IVb pilin, with protein MYYKTLAKLAELKMKFEDDIRGVTAVEYAIIAVVMSALVLAAFQTDALKNAITGALTAVTKNLTTATGSK; from the coding sequence ATGTACTACAAAACTTTAGCTAAGCTTGCAGAGCTTAAAATGAAATTCGAAGATGACATCCGCGGTGTAACTGCAGTTGAGTATGCGATTATCGCAGTTGTTATGTCAGCACTTGTATTAGCAGCATTCCAAACAGATGCACTGAAAAATGCAATTACAGGAGCCCTTACTGCAGTAACTAAAAATCTGACTACGGCTACAGGTAGTAAGTAA
- a CDS encoding type II and III secretion system protein family protein, with the protein MVGNKTKSTALLYLILCFPAYASQLMSLDQGAAKTINLKRQVATVFVANQEIADYKIIDENKVVVYGVGQGSTSVIVYDRGGNEIYNAELVVNQSLRLLKQTIIARFPDESVVVSNVGDQVVLDGIVSSEEVKQKVYRLVGEMLNKERRRKVYELRDADGEEFDELDYTARFTYDQVINNLKVLTTEQINVKLTVAEVSSSFLTELGVTYSDSGEPGKFVNKLLDFTAQDIVSVISASGDDKIGQVLAEPNLSVISGEQASFLAGGEIPIAVRDEDGITISYKEYGVKLAMVAKVTDTENIRLTLMPEVSSIDESNKTSTGLISVPTLRTRRAQTTVHLKDGQSFVLAGLLTSEEREALTKIPFLGDIPILGALFSHTTTNRSKTELIIVATVNLVDPVDSEDVKLPSFKRTSEIERLLRIDLSSLDEPELEGTIEQGGFN; encoded by the coding sequence ATGGTGGGAAATAAAACTAAGTCGACAGCACTACTGTATCTCATTCTCTGTTTTCCTGCATACGCTTCGCAATTGATGAGTTTAGATCAAGGCGCGGCCAAAACGATTAATCTAAAACGTCAGGTCGCTACCGTTTTTGTCGCGAACCAAGAAATCGCCGATTACAAGATTATTGATGAGAATAAAGTTGTGGTTTACGGCGTCGGTCAGGGTAGCACTTCGGTGATTGTGTATGACCGAGGTGGTAACGAAATATATAACGCAGAACTGGTTGTAAATCAAAGCTTGCGATTGTTAAAGCAAACAATAATTGCGCGTTTTCCTGATGAAAGTGTTGTGGTTTCGAACGTGGGTGACCAAGTGGTACTAGACGGTATTGTCAGTAGTGAAGAGGTTAAACAAAAGGTGTATCGCCTTGTGGGTGAGATGCTAAATAAAGAGCGACGTCGAAAGGTATACGAACTGCGAGACGCTGACGGTGAAGAGTTCGATGAATTAGATTACACCGCTCGGTTTACCTACGATCAAGTCATCAATAATCTCAAAGTATTAACCACAGAGCAAATCAACGTAAAGCTAACTGTTGCAGAGGTGTCTAGCTCATTCTTAACTGAGTTAGGTGTTACATACAGCGATAGTGGAGAGCCAGGTAAGTTTGTCAACAAACTGCTTGATTTCACTGCTCAAGATATTGTTTCGGTAATTTCAGCCAGTGGAGATGACAAGATTGGACAAGTCCTAGCCGAGCCTAATTTATCGGTAATATCTGGTGAACAGGCTAGCTTTCTTGCTGGTGGCGAAATACCTATCGCTGTGCGTGATGAAGACGGCATTACCATTAGTTACAAAGAGTATGGTGTTAAACTCGCGATGGTCGCGAAAGTGACTGATACAGAAAATATCCGCCTCACACTGATGCCAGAAGTCAGTTCGATTGATGAGTCAAACAAAACATCAACAGGCTTGATATCTGTCCCTACGCTGCGGACTCGTCGCGCGCAAACCACCGTTCATCTTAAAGACGGCCAAAGTTTTGTACTCGCGGGTCTGTTAACTTCAGAAGAGCGTGAGGCGCTAACCAAAATTCCATTTCTTGGTGATATCCCAATCTTAGGGGCTCTATTTAGCCACACGACCACAAACCGTTCGAAAACAGAGTTGATAATCGTCGCGACAGTCAATCTCGTCGACCCAGTTGATTCAGAAGACGTCAAGTTACCGAGTTTTAAGCGCACTAGCGAAATAGAGCGGTTACTGCGAATTGATTTGTCATCATTAGATGAGCCAGAACTAGAAGGAACAATTGAACAGGGGGGCTTCAACTAA
- the tkt gene encoding transketolase, with protein sequence MDRKNLANAIRALSMDGVQQANSGHPGAPMGMADIAEVLWRDHLNHNPSNPEWADRDRFVLSNGHGSMLIYSLLHLAGYELSIDDLKNFRQLHSKTPGHPEYGYAPGIETTTGPLGQGITNAVGMALAEKTLAAQFNKEGHDIVDHFTYAFMGDGCLMEGISHEACSLAGTLGLGKLIAFWDDNGISIDGHVEGWFSDDTPKRFEAYGWHVIPAVDGHNAEAINAAIVAAKADPRPTLICTKTIIGFGSPNKSGSHDCHGAPLGAEEIAATRKELGWEHGPFEIPQDVYAQWDAKEAGAAKEAAWNEKLAAYEAAYPELAAEFKRRVNGELPAQWEEKANAIIADLQANPANIASRKASQNALEAFGAMLPEFLGGSADLAPSNLTMWSGSKSVSAEDPAGNYIHYGVREFGMTAIMNGIALHGGFVPYGATFLMFMEYARNAMRMAALMKVQNIQVYTHDSIGLGEDGPTHQPVEQMASLRLTPNMSTWRPCDQVESAVAWKLAIERKDGPTSLIFSRQNLAQQERSEEQVANIARGGYILKDCAGKPELILIATGSEVELAVNAAAELTAEGKKVRVVSMPATDAFDKQDAEYRESVLPSDVTARIAVEAGIADFWYKYVGFGGKIIGMTTFGESAPAGELFKMFGFTTENVVNTAKELLA encoded by the coding sequence ATGGATCGTAAAAATCTAGCAAACGCAATTCGTGCTCTAAGCATGGACGGTGTACAACAAGCAAACTCTGGTCACCCAGGCGCACCTATGGGTATGGCTGATATCGCTGAAGTTCTTTGGCGTGATCATCTAAACCACAACCCTTCAAACCCAGAATGGGCTGACCGCGACCGTTTCGTGCTTTCAAACGGCCACGGCTCTATGCTGATTTACTCTCTGCTTCACCTAGCAGGCTACGAGCTATCAATCGACGATCTGAAAAACTTCCGTCAACTGCACTCTAAGACTCCAGGTCACCCAGAGTACGGTTACGCACCGGGTATCGAGACAACAACAGGTCCTCTAGGTCAAGGTATCACGAACGCTGTAGGTATGGCGCTAGCTGAGAAAACTCTTGCAGCACAATTCAACAAAGAAGGCCACGACATCGTAGACCACTTCACTTATGCATTCATGGGTGATGGCTGTCTGATGGAAGGTATCTCGCACGAAGCATGTTCTCTAGCAGGTACGCTAGGTCTTGGCAAGCTGATCGCTTTCTGGGATGACAACGGTATCTCTATCGATGGTCACGTTGAAGGTTGGTTCTCTGACGACACACCTAAGCGTTTTGAAGCGTACGGCTGGCATGTAATCCCAGCAGTAGACGGCCACAATGCTGAAGCAATCAACGCTGCTATCGTTGCAGCGAAAGCTGACCCACGCCCTACTCTAATCTGTACTAAAACTATCATCGGTTTTGGTTCACCTAACAAGTCTGGTTCACACGACTGTCACGGTGCACCTTTAGGCGCTGAAGAAATTGCAGCAACACGTAAAGAACTAGGTTGGGAGCACGGTCCGTTTGAAATTCCGCAAGATGTCTACGCGCAGTGGGATGCGAAAGAAGCAGGCGCAGCTAAGGAAGCAGCGTGGAACGAGAAACTTGCAGCTTATGAAGCAGCATATCCAGAGCTTGCAGCAGAATTCAAACGCCGCGTAAACGGTGAACTGCCAGCACAATGGGAAGAGAAAGCAAACGCAATCATTGCTGACCTTCAAGCTAACCCTGCAAACATTGCATCACGTAAAGCATCTCAAAACGCACTAGAAGCGTTCGGTGCTATGCTACCTGAATTCCTAGGTGGTTCGGCTGACCTTGCACCTTCTAACCTAACTATGTGGTCTGGTTCTAAGTCTGTGTCGGCTGAAGATCCAGCGGGTAACTACATCCACTATGGTGTACGTGAGTTCGGTATGACAGCAATCATGAACGGTATTGCACTACACGGTGGTTTCGTACCATACGGTGCAACTTTCCTAATGTTCATGGAATACGCACGTAACGCAATGCGTATGGCGGCTCTGATGAAAGTTCAGAACATCCAAGTATACACGCACGACTCTATCGGTCTTGGCGAAGATGGCCCAACTCACCAACCAGTTGAGCAAATGGCATCTCTACGTCTAACACCAAACATGAGCACATGGCGCCCATGTGACCAAGTGGAATCTGCAGTCGCTTGGAAACTGGCTATCGAGCGTAAAGATGGCCCTACATCGCTAATCTTCTCTCGTCAAAACCTTGCACAGCAAGAGCGAAGCGAAGAGCAAGTAGCTAACATCGCTCGCGGTGGTTACATCCTGAAAGATTGCGCAGGCAAGCCTGAGCTTATCCTAATCGCAACAGGCTCCGAAGTTGAGCTAGCGGTTAACGCTGCAGCTGAGCTGACAGCGGAAGGTAAGAAAGTACGCGTAGTATCTATGCCTGCAACGGACGCATTCGACAAGCAAGACGCTGAGTACCGTGAATCTGTACTTCCATCTGACGTAACAGCTCGTATTGCTGTAGAAGCGGGGATTGCTGACTTCTGGTACAAGTACGTTGGCTTCGGTGGCAAGATCATCGGTATGACGACATTCGGTGAATCTGCGCCAGCAGGCGAACTGTTCAAGATGTTCGGTTTCACTACAGAAAACGTAGTAAACACAGCGAAAGAGCTGCTAGCTTAA
- a CDS encoding A24 family peptidase, with the protein MIVDTIFPVSLIVVNLTCAIKACISDHKSRTISNSLCKTLFVINSIAACYYDYVFQSATTTFVIFSIFILMWLVGCFGAGDIKLLCAFTIGIKPDITIAFLVMVGLLGGVQVTIMYLAGIASSKKVFEKGIPYGIPISMSGLVFSALSFLSF; encoded by the coding sequence ATGATTGTAGACACTATATTTCCAGTATCATTAATTGTAGTAAACCTTACTTGTGCTATTAAGGCATGCATCAGCGACCATAAAAGTAGAACAATATCAAATAGTCTATGTAAAACACTATTCGTTATTAATTCAATTGCAGCTTGTTACTATGATTATGTTTTTCAGTCAGCAACTACAACCTTTGTTATTTTTTCGATTTTCATTTTGATGTGGTTAGTTGGCTGTTTCGGTGCTGGAGACATCAAGCTGCTGTGCGCGTTTACAATAGGAATAAAACCCGACATCACTATTGCTTTTTTGGTTATGGTGGGACTACTGGGGGGTGTTCAAGTAACTATCATGTATTTAGCAGGAATAGCGTCGAGCAAAAAAGTTTTCGAAAAAGGTATTCCCTATGGAATACCTATATCTATGAGCGGTTTAGTTTTTTCAGCACTCTCTTTTCTTAGTTTCTAA
- a CDS encoding pilus assembly protein CpaB, whose amino-acid sequence MNRTIILVLVALAIFSSFVFINNTYFSSTKEQQEQTNIPEPKVTVLVINDDVNKGQIINAYSYKTELINLSQVEGLDYTAQENINIQPGALFRRELNPGDLISQKDISNPGERDYMFLSVNDGELPYYYHVSGLGVVQTLTLYPGDKVSFVSTTSSENNLLEDGYGDVGGLVSRVIISGARVLQVIKGDEDEDAQDAEDKQYSIVIALKMRDVLKLEMAQKVGDVNIVPAEIENRYLSIRSSDLLETQFGVRELRGKD is encoded by the coding sequence ATGAATAGAACAATTATTCTTGTACTTGTTGCTCTCGCCATTTTCTCCAGCTTTGTTTTTATTAACAATACTTATTTTTCTTCGACTAAAGAACAGCAAGAACAAACTAATATACCAGAACCCAAAGTGACTGTTTTGGTCATAAATGATGACGTAAACAAAGGTCAGATAATAAATGCATATTCCTATAAAACAGAGCTGATCAACTTATCACAAGTCGAGGGCTTGGACTATACAGCGCAAGAAAATATTAACATTCAACCAGGGGCTTTATTTAGACGAGAGTTAAACCCAGGAGATCTTATTTCACAAAAAGATATTTCAAATCCAGGTGAGCGAGATTATATGTTTTTGTCTGTCAATGATGGGGAATTGCCTTATTACTACCATGTATCGGGGCTTGGAGTTGTTCAAACTCTAACTCTTTATCCGGGAGACAAAGTTAGTTTTGTCTCTACCACTTCTTCAGAAAATAATTTGCTCGAAGACGGCTATGGCGATGTTGGTGGTCTAGTTAGTCGGGTCATAATCAGCGGCGCAAGGGTTTTGCAGGTAATTAAGGGGGATGAGGATGAAGACGCCCAGGATGCGGAAGATAAGCAATATAGCATCGTGATAGCACTCAAAATGCGTGATGTACTAAAACTTGAAATGGCACAAAAAGTGGGGGATGTAAACATTGTCCCAGCAGAGATTGAAAACCGCTATTTATCTATTCGCAGCAGTGACTTACTAGAAACACAATTTGGTGTAAGAGAGTTAAGGGGTAAAGACTAA
- a CDS encoding LysR family transcriptional regulator, producing the protein MKTVNRSIDVKYLRTFSQVAKQKSFTAAAESLFMTQPAVSQHIKKIESTIGASIFDRKEGFVLTKHGQVLLEYADQTMSMYEKLFNDLESVELRDQFNIAIAELFCPDMVDKIINEFRALNNIDLSITSFASCGHLDIDNYDLIFSVSRLPCTDGRSYQLNTVNYAIAHSHVMDPHECYPQRIVYCHTLNRSDVQDILKQHGIDASFVTSWVSTNSLRLIKNELETNGTVLIFPEWSVRNLDCRKVIINQKANMYVWCSDDVTHELEELGLKHKMQELFELKEDEQLRQNTTSFKPCQMSAFRN; encoded by the coding sequence ATGAAAACCGTCAATAGAAGTATCGACGTCAAATACCTAAGAACTTTTTCGCAGGTTGCCAAGCAAAAAAGCTTTACCGCAGCGGCTGAATCGTTGTTTATGACACAACCTGCAGTTTCACAACATATTAAGAAGATTGAAAGTACGATAGGGGCAAGTATTTTCGATAGAAAAGAGGGCTTTGTGCTCACAAAACATGGCCAAGTGTTACTTGAATATGCTGACCAAACAATGTCTATGTATGAGAAGTTGTTCAACGATTTGGAAAGTGTAGAACTGCGAGATCAATTTAACATTGCCATTGCAGAATTATTCTGTCCAGATATGGTTGATAAAATTATCAATGAATTTAGAGCGCTAAACAATATCGACCTTTCAATTACCAGTTTTGCGAGTTGTGGGCATCTAGATATAGACAATTATGACCTGATTTTTTCGGTTAGTAGGCTTCCGTGTACAGATGGGCGTTCGTATCAACTCAATACGGTTAACTATGCTATTGCCCATTCACATGTTATGGATCCGCATGAGTGCTACCCACAGCGAATTGTATATTGCCATACGTTAAATCGATCGGATGTCCAAGATATTCTTAAACAGCACGGTATAGATGCTTCTTTCGTGACTAGTTGGGTTTCAACTAACTCATTGAGATTGATTAAGAATGAGCTTGAAACAAATGGCACGGTATTGATCTTTCCAGAATGGTCAGTTCGAAATTTAGACTGTCGCAAAGTGATCATTAACCAGAAGGCTAATATGTATGTTTGGTGTAGCGATGATGTTACTCACGAACTTGAAGAGCTTGGATTAAAGCACAAAATGCAAGAGTTGTTTGAACTTAAGGAAGACGAGCAACTACGACAAAATACCACTAGTTTCAAACCTTGCCAAATGTCAGCTTTTAGAAACTAA
- a CDS encoding NUDIX hydrolase, producing the protein MRHLKTTVHPDLEHLDDKIIFKRNAARAIVVDGEDILLLYTERYHDYTIPGGGLDEGEDIIAGMVRELEEETGANNIHGIKPFGIYEEFRPWYKEDADVVHMISYCYTCKVDRELGETNYEDYEIKNGMKAVWMNIHDAIAHNEKTIAESPKKGMSIERETFLLHLIAKEML; encoded by the coding sequence ATGAGACATCTAAAGACCACAGTCCATCCTGATCTGGAACATTTGGACGACAAAATCATTTTCAAGCGCAATGCAGCACGCGCCATCGTGGTTGATGGAGAAGATATTTTACTCTTGTACACCGAGCGCTACCATGACTATACCATTCCTGGCGGCGGCCTTGATGAAGGTGAAGATATCATTGCTGGGATGGTACGCGAGTTAGAAGAAGAGACGGGCGCCAACAATATTCATGGCATTAAGCCTTTTGGTATCTATGAAGAGTTTCGACCTTGGTACAAAGAGGATGCTGATGTTGTTCATATGATTTCGTACTGCTATACGTGCAAAGTTGACCGTGAACTCGGTGAAACTAACTACGAAGATTACGAGATTAAAAATGGCATGAAAGCCGTATGGATGAATATTCATGATGCTATCGCTCACAATGAAAAAACCATTGCTGAAAGCCCGAAGAAAGGCATGAGTATTGAGCGTGAGACCTTTCTACTTCATCTCATCGCCAAAGAAATGCTTTAA
- a CDS encoding AAA family ATPase gives MDLDILFKNSSSKMKESVSARDLIVSDDAAFIESVNDLYAIEGYAKPIEVPDIDNDSAWNNSDVKLNHVILDLRGAGNVVDQTSEIATRLDVSISLLVLCDVDSIKLRNQVHSLGANYVLWDADLDALLAAIKSSEEQESSVKRTRVAKRILILGTKGGVGVSSVSSLLCHSLAGQANLKTLLVDHDSGAMNSDIYLGVKGLKAKQNSIDLNQIDIDDAIAKTYVHPVVDKLDYLVLEKNIACLSDHATTLFNLSNQLIDQYNFIIDSAPLSCYEEIHDQELSDKYHRIFVVCDPSVSSLRSYNLLKKKLGKVEHELVFNLNRPAKDFMVTLASAKERIRVKTSIDFAYEPALEKLLIQQGIGHFMKSKSSAPIANMVSTLTGKKIKTKSRFSLFRK, from the coding sequence ATGGATTTAGATATCTTATTCAAAAACTCGTCTTCAAAAATGAAGGAGAGTGTATCCGCAAGGGATCTCATCGTTTCAGATGATGCAGCGTTTATAGAGTCCGTTAACGACCTATATGCGATTGAGGGCTATGCAAAACCCATAGAAGTGCCGGATATTGATAACGACAGCGCGTGGAACAACTCTGATGTAAAACTGAATCACGTTATTTTGGATTTACGAGGTGCAGGCAACGTGGTTGATCAAACTTCGGAGATTGCAACACGCCTTGATGTCAGCATTTCATTGTTGGTGTTGTGCGATGTCGATTCGATCAAATTACGAAACCAGGTTCATTCTCTAGGTGCCAACTATGTGTTGTGGGATGCAGATCTTGACGCATTACTCGCGGCAATTAAGTCGAGCGAAGAGCAAGAGTCCAGTGTCAAGCGTACCCGTGTTGCTAAGCGAATTCTGATCCTTGGTACAAAAGGTGGGGTAGGTGTTTCTAGTGTTAGCTCGCTCTTATGCCATTCCTTAGCAGGACAAGCCAATCTAAAAACCTTACTTGTTGACCACGATTCTGGAGCTATGAACAGTGATATCTATCTTGGGGTTAAAGGTCTAAAGGCTAAGCAAAACAGTATTGATTTGAATCAAATTGATATCGATGATGCGATCGCTAAGACGTATGTCCACCCTGTAGTGGATAAACTGGACTATCTTGTTTTGGAAAAGAACATAGCATGTTTGTCAGATCACGCGACAACGCTATTTAATTTGTCCAATCAGCTTATTGATCAATACAACTTTATCATCGATTCTGCTCCGCTTTCGTGTTACGAAGAAATCCATGACCAGGAGCTAAGTGATAAATATCACCGCATTTTTGTGGTATGCGACCCTTCTGTATCGTCTTTACGTTCTTACAACTTGCTGAAGAAAAAACTCGGTAAAGTTGAACATGAATTGGTGTTTAACCTTAATCGTCCGGCTAAGGATTTTATGGTCACGCTCGCCAGTGCGAAAGAGCGAATTCGTGTTAAGACAAGTATTGATTTCGCTTATGAACCTGCGTTGGAAAAGCTGCTCATTCAACAAGGAATAGGGCACTTCATGAAATCTAAGTCGTCAGCACCGATCGCTAATATGGTTTCCACCTTAACGGGTAAGAAAATCAAAACCAAATCACGTTTTTCACTGTTTAGAAAATGA
- the tal gene encoding transaldolase, translated as MSNKLEQLRKLTTVVADTGEIDAIKKYQPEDATTNPSLILKAAQIEEYAPLIDASIEYAKAQSSDKAQQVQDTCDMLAVNIGKEILKTIPGRISTEVDARLSYDMEGSVAKARQLVKMYNDAGITNDRILIKLASTWEGIRAAEILEKEGINCNLTLLFSFAQARACAEAGVFLISPFVGRIMDWYKAKEGRDFEAQEDPGVLSVTKIYNYYKEYGYNTVVMGASFRNIGEILELAGCDRLTIAPALLAELEAAEGEVVEKLVDSKGAAERPAAMTHAEFLWDHNQDPMAVEKLAEGIRNFAVDQGKLEAMIEAKL; from the coding sequence ATGAGCAACAAATTAGAGCAACTTCGTAAACTAACGACTGTAGTCGCTGACACTGGTGAAATTGATGCAATCAAAAAATACCAGCCTGAAGACGCTACAACTAACCCTTCTCTGATTCTTAAAGCAGCTCAAATCGAAGAGTATGCACCTCTAATCGACGCTTCTATCGAATACGCTAAAGCGCAAAGCTCTGATAAAGCACAACAAGTACAAGACACTTGTGACATGCTTGCAGTAAACATCGGTAAAGAAATCCTTAAGACTATTCCAGGCCGTATCTCTACTGAAGTTGACGCTCGTCTTTCTTACGACATGGAAGGCAGCGTTGCTAAAGCTCGCCAGCTAGTAAAAATGTACAACGATGCGGGCATCACTAACGACCGTATCCTTATTAAGCTAGCGTCTACTTGGGAAGGTATCCGTGCTGCAGAGATCCTAGAAAAAGAAGGCATCAACTGTAACCTGACTCTACTATTCTCTTTTGCTCAGGCTCGTGCATGTGCTGAAGCTGGCGTATTCCTAATCTCTCCATTCGTTGGCCGTATCATGGACTGGTACAAAGCGAAAGAAGGTCGTGACTTCGAAGCTCAAGAAGATCCAGGCGTACTATCAGTAACTAAGATCTACAACTACTACAAAGAGTACGGCTACAACACTGTTGTTATGGGCGCAAGCTTCCGTAACATTGGCGAGATCCTTGAGTTGGCGGGTTGTGACCGTCTAACAATCGCTCCCGCACTTCTTGCTGAACTAGAAGCGGCTGAAGGCGAAGTAGTAGAGAAGCTGGTTGACTCTAAAGGCGCTGCTGAACGTCCTGCTGCGATGACTCACGCTGAGTTCCTATGGGATCACAACCAAGACCCTATGGCAGTTGAGAAGCTTGCTGAAGGTATCCGCAACTTCGCGGTAGACCAAGGCAAACTTGAAGCAATGATTGAAGCTAAGCTTTAA